The Streptomyces laurentii region GCGTCCCCGGCGGCGGCGTAGGCGGGCAGGAAGCGGGAGATCGCGCGGCCGAAGCCGATCGATCCGCCGTTCACGACGAGCAGACCGCCGTCGGGGGCGGCGTGGTGCTGGACGTGCCAGCTCGCGCGGGACCAGCGCGGGATCCAGGACGGCAGGTCGTCGGCGAGCCGCGCGGCCCGCTCCGGGTCGACCGTCACCGTGTCCGCGCCGCCGTCGGGATCGGCGAGCGCGAACACCGCGTCCTGAAGGGTGCGCAACCGGGTCGGCAGCGGCGCCGACACGTCGGTGAGCCGCTCGGTGAGGACGGCCTGCACCTTGGCCGAGGACAGCGCCGCGAACAGGGGAAGGAGCCGGTGCGGCCCGGGCCCGAAGTGGGTCCTGACCACGTCGGCGACGATCGCCCGGACGTGCGCGGCGTCGTCGAAGAGCGGCAGCAGCCGGTGCCACGGGGCCAGCGCGGGCAGATGCCGCCCCCACCGGCCGGGCGCCTCGGCGCGCGGGACGGCCACGACCGCGTCCTCGTAGACGAGGGTGCGGGCGACGTCGATCGGCGGGGTGGCGACGCCGGTGAGTTCGGCGACCCGGGCCACGTGCTCCTTGATACGGGAGACGAGTTCCTCGCGCCGTTCGAGGCCGGCGGTCTCGAACGCGGACTCGGCGCCGGCCAGCCCGCTGACGGCCGCGCGCAGGCCGGCGTCGCAGTCCGGGGGGAGGAGGGCGGCCAGGCGGGCGAGGGGGTGCGGGTGCTGGTCGCCGACGCCCAGGTCGCGGGCGAGGACGCCCTGGCCGATCAGCGCGTCGAGGGCGGCACCGGCGGCGGCAGGGTCCGTGCCGGGCAGGGCGGCGCACCGTTCCCGCAGCTCCCGCTCGGGTACGGCGGCGTCCGCCGCGAGGGCCAGGACCGCCGTGACCACCACGCCGGGCGGGACGCGGACGAACCGTTCCTTGGCGGCCGGCTCGTGGGTGCCGTCCCGGCCCCGCAGCAGGAAGACGACACCCTCCTTCGAGGAGCCGACGACCGGTGCGCGGCGCAGGACGGCGACATGCCGGAAGGCGGGCCGGCCGGCGAGGGAACGCTCCACCCAGCTCACGAGCTGGCGGGGGAGCCGGCAGACGGAAACCGGCCGCTCGGCCGCCTCGTCCGTGCCGGGAGCGGTGACGGGAGCGATGACGGGCGTGGCGTCCGTCGCGCGCTTCGGCAGGAGGACCGGCCGGGTGTGCACCAACTGCCCGAAGGGGGAAGGCTTGAGGGTGCTGCGGGTCAGCAGATGGAGGACGGTGGACTCGGTCATCCGCTCCCGCTTGCCGGGGGCGGTGCCCTCGGCGACGGCGGCGGCGTAGCGGTCCATGTTGCGCAGCAGACCGTCCGCGCTCAGCTGGGCTCCGGCACGCAGGGCGGGGTCGAGGGCGGCGGAGGCGAGCACCTTCCGTTCCGCGTTCAGCCCTTCCTCGTACGCGCCCTCCAGGCGGGCCGCGAGGTCGTCGCGGCGCTCGGCGAGGGCCCGCAGCGCGGCGGCCCCGGGCGCCAGGGGCCCGGCCACCGCGGTCCCGGCCGCCCCGGGCCCGTCCGCCGAGGTTCCGTACGCGAGGTTCAGGACGTCGAGGTCGGCGGCCGGGACGTCCGCGGCGCGGTGCAGCCGGCGGCGCAGCGCGAGAACGGTCCGCCGCTCGTCCCGGTCGGTGAGGAGGGGGACCACCTCGGTGAGTTCCTCGGCGACCCGGGGGGCGAGGTCCTGCCAGGTACGCCGTACGTCCCTGAGCTCGTCGCAGACGCGGGCGGCCTCGCGCGAGGACAACTGGGCGATGATGTCGGCGGGTTGGGAACAGACGCGGACGACGCCGTATCCGGCGTACGTGATCTCCGGACTATCCATGGGTGGCCGCTTTCCGGGCGACGGGCTCGGTTCCGGTGCCGGCCTCGGGCGGTACCGCCGGTTCGGCCGCGGCCCTTTCGGCCGCGCGCCGCCGCTCGTGGAAAGCGGTGCGCCCGGCCGTGACCCGGTCGGCGAAGTCCTCGACGGTGGCGGCGAAGACGCGCGGCGCGTCCATCGGTACGACATGGCCGGCCCCGGCGATCACCGCGACGTCGGCACCGGCGGCGGCCGCCGGACCGATCGCGTTCCGCTCGTTCTGGAGCAGTGAGCCGTTGACGAGCTGGACGGGTACCGGGAGGTGCTCCAGGTCCGCGACGCCGGGCAGCCGCAGGCAGCCGTCGGACAGCTCGGCGAAGGTCGCGGTGAGCAGATTCTCCCAGGTGGGGCCGTGCAGTTCGGCGAAATGGCGCTGGGCCGCGGGCTGATGGGAGGCCATTCTGGTGAAGCCCGCCAGCCAGCGGTTCAGGGTGTCCGGCGACACCAGGAACGAGTAGCCCGACATGACGATTCCGGCCACGGTGGCGGGAAAACCGGCCGCGGCCCGGAAGGCCACGGCGGCACCCAGATAGGAAAGCCCCACGACCACGGGAGGTTCCGGCTGTTCGCGGATGGCCTCGCGGACGCGGTCTATCGCCGCGGCGGCGGGATGGGGTGGGATTTCGCCGCCGGTTCCGTGGCCTGGAAGACGTATTTCCGTGACAGGGCGGGTCCACCATTTCCGGCACCCCGCGTAATGCGCGTCTTCCGTGCCCAGGAGACCGTGCACCAGAATTACGGGTCGCACGTGATATCAGCTTTCTGTTGCCGTAAACAGAATAAGGGCCGCTCAATACCCGGCGGAGCGTCATTCGGGGCCCGGCGCACCCGACGGGAAGCCCGTCCGGGCATGCGGGACCGACACTCCGTTCTCTCGGCCGTATGGGGCCGTTTCCGCGGCCATGGGAGGCCGTTTGAACGGACGTGCGAAAGCCGTCCGCGGTGCAATAGGACATGCCGAAGACGTACCGCCGGAACTAGTTGTCCACGCCGTCATCGGGCATAGTGAGGGTGCTCGTCCGGAGGCCGGCGGCGGGTCCGCCGACAGCCTCCGAGCGAGCACGGCCGGAGATGACTCCGGGTCGGGCCCCGGACCTGCTCGACTGCAACGGGCAGGTCCGGGGTACTCCGGGTCGGGCCCCGGACCTGCTCGACTGCAACGGGCAGGTCCGGGTCCCACTCCCGGTTAGATCGCGGACCTGGTCGACTGCAACGGTCAGGTCCGGCGGGCGGGGAGGAACAGTCCTCCGCGCCGGGTGTTACCTCAGGAGCTGCAGCTGCAGGTGCAGATGCAGGTGGTGCAGGAGGCGGACGCGATCATCGTGACGGTCAGGTCCTCACCGTCGAGCAGCGTCTCGTCCATGTAGTCGCTGATCTCCAGGGTGTCGACGTCCAGACCCGTGAGTCCCTCGACACCGATCTCCAGGGCGGCATTGCTCATGCCGTTCACAACCTTTCGGCAAGTCTGCGGTCGCGTCGATCGCGCCGCACGTGGGCCGGCCACGGGAAACTGCTGTAGCCGGCTTCCGGACTCCGTCGCCCGGCTGATCTCGACCATAGGCAAGTCAAGTTGAAGCGCTCAAGGGCACCTCCGGATAAATGGCTGTGACGTAGATCACATACGGAAATGTTTACTCTCCGGCTGAGTCGAGAATCGATCTCTGCATAGGCTCGGTGCAGTGATGCGCCACTTCGGCCGTCGAATTCTGGACACCTATGACGTCCCGAGGCCCTGAGCGTGGCGAAGCCAACCCATGGGGAATCTCGAAATGCATATAGCCAGCTGTTCAATTCCGAACGACTCGGCTCTCGCGCGTTTCCGTGACAGTGGAGAGCACACCCACGCGGAGGCGGCGGAGGTGGCGATCCCGGACCATCGGAGGATCGACGCCAGGGAGCTCGCCCGGCTGACCATGGACCGTCCCAGCCTCACGCCCGACCGGGCGTTCTGGCTGGTCGACCTGTGGATCCGGGTCCAGGGCGTCGTCATGCGCCCCTTCGGCGTCAAGCCCAACACGATGCGCAGCAAGCGGGAACAGCCGCTGCCCCGGGTCGGGGAGCGCCTCGGTCCGTACGAGGTCTTCGAGGCGAGCGAGCGAGAAGTGCTCCTCGGCGACATGGACAAGCTGCTCGAACACCGGATGTCCTTCATCGTCGCCGACGGCAAGGCGTACATCGGTGTCGTCCTGCGGACCAGGAACAAGGCGGGCGACGCCTACTGGGCCCAGTTCCGGCACAACCAGACGGACATCCTGCACTGGTCGCTCCGCCGCGGGATGTCCCGCGCGCTCGGGATCGACGACGAGCCGGCGGCGACGGGTACGCCCACCGCGCCTGCCGCGCCTGCCGCACCCGCCGCACCTCCCGCGTCTGCCGCGCCCGCCGTCGGCGAGGCGACCGAAGGCCGCTGACGCGCGGCCGCGGATCCGTGGTGACCCTCACCCGGGCGCGCCGGCGCCCGGCTCTCTGCGAGAAGAGCCCATGTCGAGTTTGATCGAGACCGCCCACTGGATCGCCTGCGCCCGGGCAGCCGAGTCGCTCCGTCCCGACGGCCGGCTGTTCGAGGACCCGCTCGCGGTGGAGTTCGTCCGGCGCACCGACCCGGACCTCTACGACCGCCTCCGCACCGAACCGAGTTCCCGCTTCGACGTACTCGCCGTGCGGACCGCGTTCTTCGACGACCGTCTGATCCGCGCCGTGACCGGCGGCCCGGCCCGGCAGGTCGTCGTGCTCGCCGCCGGCATGGACGGCCGGGCCTTCCGGCTCCCCTGGCCCCCGGGCGTCACCCTCTACGAGGTGGACCTGCCCGAGGGAGTGGAGGAGAAGAGCGCCTTCCTGTCCCGCTCCGGCCTGGTCGCCGACCGCTGTCGGCGCGTCCCGGTCGCCGCCGACCTGACCGGCGACTGGCCCGCCGCGCTCGCCGAGGCGGGCTTCCGCCCCGGTCTGCCGACCGTATGGCTGGTCGAAGGAGTCCTCTATTACCTGACCGAGGCGCAGGTGGACGCGGTCGTCGACCGGGTCACCGAGCTCTCCGCCGCCGGCAGCGTGCTCTGCCTGGAGCAGGTCAACACCGATCTGTACCGGGCCCCTTGGATGCGGGACTGGCTGCGGCAGATGCGGGACGCGGGGCGCCCCTGGCGTTCCGGGGTGGCCGAGCCCGAGGCGTGGCTCGCCGGCCGCGGCTGGCGGGCCGAGGTGCGCGAACCCTGCGACCTGGACGAGGCGGCCGGGCGGATGGTGCCGCGGACCCCGCCGCGCGGGACGCCCGGGGCCGCCCGCACGTGGCTCGTCGCCGCCGAGCTGGTCACCGGCCCGGCCGTCATCGATTCCGTCCCCGATTCCGTCCCCGATTCCGTCCCCGATTCCGTCTCCGATTCCGTCTCCGAATCCGCCTCCGCTTCACCCACCGTCGCCTGACGTGCGGCCTCCGAACCCGCCTCCGTTTGCGCCTCGTTGTGACCGGCGTCCGTGTGACCGGCGCCTCCGGAGCGACCGGTGTGACCGGCGCCCGGCGAAGGCCCTTCTCCTCGTGACACCCCTCCTCCGACAGCTGGAGTCCTGATGCACCTCCTGATCACCCGGCCGGCCCGGCAGCGGTACGTCGAGCTGGCGGAGGACATGGCCGCGGTCTTCCGCGAGCGGGCCGCCGAGCACGACCGGACGGCCGCGTTCCCGTTCCGCAACATCGACGAACTCCGCGCCGCCGGCTATCTGGCGCTGACCGTGCCGCGCGAACTCGGCGGGCTGGGCGGCACCCTCGCCGACATGGCCGTGGCCCAGGAACGGCTGGCCGCCGGCTGCGCCTCCACCGCCCTCGCCGTCAACATGCACCTCTCCATGGCCGGCCAGATGGCCCGCGCCTGGCGCACCACGGGCGACGAGCGCGCCCGGAAGACGCTGACGGAGATCGTCGAGGGCCGCGTGATCCTCATGGGCGCCACGGCCGAGCCGGGACACGCGCTCGTGCGCACCACCGGCGCCAAGGCCCGCAAGGTGGAAGGCGGTTACCTGGTCACCGGCGACAAGACCTTCGGCACCGGCTCGGCCGTCATGACCCACATGACCTCGATGGCCGAGTACCGCGAACACCCCGACGGCCCGCACGTCCTGGTCTTCCGTATCCCCGCCGACAGTCCCGGCGTCCGGGTCCTCGAAGGCACCTGGAACACCTCGGGACTGCGGGCCACCCGCAGCGAGAACATCGAACTCCGCGACGTCATGGTGCCGGAGGAGAACGTCCTCACCTCCTACCCCGTCGGGAGTCTGGACGGTTCGCTGCTCCAGACCGTGTGGGGCTGGGCGATGCCCACCTTCGCCGCGGTCTATCTCGGCGTGGCCGTCGGCGCGTTCGAGACCTGCGTACGGGACGTCCGGAGCCGCGGCTGGGAGGACCGGCCGTACATCCGCGCGGAGATCGCCGCCTGCGAGGAGCTGATCGAGACCTCGCGCGCCCTGATCGAGCGGACCGCCGGCGAGGTGATGGGCAACGGCTTGTGGAACGCGCTCACCATCCAACAGGGCATGGCCCGTGCCGTGTTGACCAAGAACGTGGGCACCAACAACGCCGTGGAGATCGTCGACCGGGTGATCCGGATCATCGGCACCCCGGCCCTGCGGCCCGGCTCGGTGTACGAGCGGGCCCACCGCGACGTACGGGCCGGGACGATGCACCCGTACAGCAACGCCGACGCGTGCGACCTCATCGCGGCGACGACGCTCGGCGAGGAGACGGCTCCCGTGCATCCGCCCCGGCTGGACCGGCTCGCCGAGCCGGCGCCCGAGGCCGAGGCCGAGGTGGAGGCCGGGGCCAAGGCCAGCGACACGGCCGTACGCCCTGCCGCCTCCTGACACCCCCGGCCTCCCCCGCCCCCCCCGTAACCCGTCCTGCCCCGCACACCCACCGGACCGGAAGGCGATCCCCGTGGACCGAGCATCCGTACAGCAGCTCATGGAGCATTTCCTGGCGGCGTACAACGAAGGAGACCCGCGCCACCTGGACCACTGTCTGCACCCCGAGTACCGGCACCCCAACCCGGCCGTCGAGCGCGGCATCGAGGGCATGCGGGCCGCGATCCGCCGCTGGGCCTCGACGGTGGAGGACCTCAGCCTCACCCTCGACGACCTCGTCGTGGAGGGGGACAAGGCCGTCGCGCGGATGACCTTCAGCGGCCGGCAGGTCGGCCCGATCCTCGGCATCCCGGCCTCCGGACGGCGCTTCTCGGTCGGCCTCATCGACATCTTCCTCATCGAGGACGGTCTGTTCGCCCAGCACTGGGACGAGATGGACCTGCTCGGGCTGCACCGGCAGCTCGGCGCGCTGCCGGACTGACCCGGCGGGCGCGCCCACGTACCTCGCGAGTCGTCGGAACGGCAGGGCAACGGCAGGGCAACGGCAGGGCAACGGCAGGGCAGCGGCAGGAAAGCGGCAGGAAAGCGGCAGGAAAGCGGCAGGAAATGGAGGAGGACGGATGTGCGGCATAGCGGGCTGGGTGGCCTTCGGGCGGGACCTGGGCGCCGAGCGTTCCGCGGTGGAGGCGATGACACGGACGATGGCCTGTCGCGGCCCCGACGCCGGGGGCACCTGGTACGGCGGCCCGGTGGCCCTGGGCCACCGGCGGCTCGCCGTCATCGACATCGCCGGCGGCGCGCAGCCCATGCTCGCCGAGGAGAACGGGCAGGTCACGGCCGCCCTCTCCTA contains the following coding sequences:
- a CDS encoding tsrA protein (identified by MetaGeneAnnotator; putative;~sequence version:1); translation: MSNAALEIGVEGLTGLDVDTLEISDYMDETLLDGEDLTVTMIASASCTTCICTCSCSS
- a CDS encoding tsrI protein (identified by MetaGeneAnnotator; putative;~sequence version:1), producing MVVGLSYLGAAVAFRAAAGFPATVAGIVMSGYSFLVSPDTLNRWLAGFTRMASHQPAAQRHFAELHGPTWENLLTATFAELSDGCLRLPGVADLEHLPVPVQLVNGSLLQNERNAIGPAAAAGADVAVIAGAGHVVPMDAPRVFAATVEDFADRVTAGRTAFHERRRAAERAAAEPAVPPEAGTGTEPVARKAATHG
- a CDS encoding tsrC protein (identified by MetaGeneAnnotator; putative;~sequence version:1), which gives rise to MDSPEITYAGYGVVRVCSQPADIIAQLSSREAARVCDELRDVRRTWQDLAPRVAEELTEVVPLLTDRDERRTVLALRRRLHRAADVPAADLDVLNLAYGTSADGPGAAGTAVAGPLAPGAAALRALAERRDDLAARLEGAYEEGLNAERKVLASAALDPALRAGAQLSADGLLRNMDRYAAAVAEGTAPGKRERMTESTVLHLLTRSTLKPSPFGQLVHTRPVLLPKRATDATPVIAPVTAPGTDEAAERPVSVCRLPRQLVSWVERSLAGRPAFRHVAVLRRAPVVGSSKEGVVFLLRGRDGTHEPAAKERFVRVPPGVVVTAVLALAADAAVPERELRERCAALPGTDPAAAGAALDALIGQGVLARDLGVGDQHPHPLARLAALLPPDCDAGLRAAVSGLAGAESAFETAGLERREELVSRIKEHVARVAELTGVATPPIDVARTLVYEDAVVAVPRAEAPGRWGRHLPALAPWHRLLPLFDDAAHVRAIVADVVRTHFGPGPHRLLPLFAALSSAKVQAVLTERLTDVSAPLPTRLRTLQDAVFALADPDGGADTVTVDPERAARLADDLPSWIPRWSRASWHVQHHAAPDGGLLVVNGGSIGFGRAISRFLPAYAAAGDAGFGDLVTAEIARDDDPSAPLTDLAAVLGINANVHSPLLGRHLRYPCATPEEWGGNTGVSLEDCWVVYDADTGRLLPRLGKDGPVLRLVMLNFLLNELAPRFYQFLNFFSSGSLANLAWWDRVDQRREAGAGADGGAGADGGAGAGGGAGSGTDSVRHYPRVRSGSLVLARRTWKVPDARLPGLAGATGVAAFAEVRRWQESLGLPDQVFYRGFTLPDPLVPMSREEQRTWARTLARFPTSAERKPTFLDFTSVTSVTAWQRALRRCQGGLTFQECLPAVGEDEGAAGGLRERFTEEFIVETTETEEEG
- a CDS encoding tsrF protein (identified by MetaGeneAnnotator; putative;~sequence version:1), giving the protein MSSLIETAHWIACARAAESLRPDGRLFEDPLAVEFVRRTDPDLYDRLRTEPSSRFDVLAVRTAFFDDRLIRAVTGGPARQVVVLAAGMDGRAFRLPWPPGVTLYEVDLPEGVEEKSAFLSRSGLVADRCRRVPVAADLTGDWPAALAEAGFRPGLPTVWLVEGVLYYLTEAQVDAVVDRVTELSAAGSVLCLEQVNTDLYRAPWMRDWLRQMRDAGRPWRSGVAEPEAWLAGRGWRAEVREPCDLDEAAGRMVPRTPPRGTPGAARTWLVAAELVTGPAVIDSVPDSVPDSVPDSVSDSVSESASASPTVA
- a CDS encoding short-chain acyl-CoA dehydrogenase (Acyl-CoA dehydrogenase; cl09933;~Acyl-CoA dehydrogenases [Lipid metabolism]; COG1960;~identified by MetaGeneAnnotator; putative;~short-chain acyl-CoA dehydrogenase [Micromonospora sp. ATCC39149]) gives rise to the protein MHLLITRPARQRYVELAEDMAAVFRERAAEHDRTAAFPFRNIDELRAAGYLALTVPRELGGLGGTLADMAVAQERLAAGCASTALAVNMHLSMAGQMARAWRTTGDERARKTLTEIVEGRVILMGATAEPGHALVRTTGAKARKVEGGYLVTGDKTFGTGSAVMTHMTSMAEYREHPDGPHVLVFRIPADSPGVRVLEGTWNTSGLRATRSENIELRDVMVPEENVLTSYPVGSLDGSLLQTVWGWAMPTFAAVYLGVAVGAFETCVRDVRSRGWEDRPYIRAEIAACEELIETSRALIERTAGEVMGNGLWNALTIQQGMARAVLTKNVGTNNAVEIVDRVIRIIGTPALRPGSVYERAHRDVRAGTMHPYSNADACDLIAATTLGEETAPVHPPRLDRLAEPAPEAEAEVEAGAKASDTAVRPAAS
- a CDS encoding ester cyclase (Nuclear transport factor 2 (NTF2-like) superfamily. This family includes members of the NTF2 family, Delta-5-3-ketosteroid isomerases, Scytalone Dehydratases, and the beta subunit of Ring hydroxylating dioxygenases. This family isa classic example of...; cl09109;~ester cyclase [Micromonospora sp. ATCC39149];~identified by MetaGeneAnnotator; putative), with product MEHFLAAYNEGDPRHLDHCLHPEYRHPNPAVERGIEGMRAAIRRWASTVEDLSLTLDDLVVEGDKAVARMTFSGRQVGPILGIPASGRRFSVGLIDIFLIEDGLFAQHWDEMDLLGLHRQLGALPD
- a CDS encoding tsrG protein (identified by MetaGeneAnnotator; putative;~sequence version:1); the protein is MGNLEMHIASCSIPNDSALARFRDSGEHTHAEAAEVAIPDHRRIDARELARLTMDRPSLTPDRAFWLVDLWIRVQGVVMRPFGVKPNTMRSKREQPLPRVGERLGPYEVFEASEREVLLGDMDKLLEHRMSFIVADGKAYIGVVLRTRNKAGDAYWAQFRHNQTDILHWSLRRGMSRALGIDDEPAATGTPTAPAAPAAPAAPPASAAPAVGEATEGR